One segment of Streptomyces sp. YIM 121038 DNA contains the following:
- a CDS encoding NADP-dependent oxidoreductase yields the protein MSSPSDRPTRPTRPTMRAVSPRAWGAPDVLVPVEVDRPVPGLTEILVKVHAAGVNPVDWKTRAAGEFGTWGDTPILGYDVSGTVEAVGPGVTLFATGDEVFGMPRFPEQAGGYAEYVTAPARRFARKPAAVDHVQAAALPLAALTAWQGLVETAGLRAGQRVLIHAAAGGVGHLAVQIAKAHGAYVIGTARADKHDFLRGLGADELIDYTTTDFAAAVRDVDVVLDGVGGAYGPRSLPVLRRGGHLVTLPDPGGLPDAARAEALGVHTGWTVVEPDRHGMLEIARLVEEGKLRAEIAKVLPLKDAAEAHAYGERGRTQGKIVLQVT from the coding sequence ATGAGCTCGCCCAGCGACCGCCCGACCCGCCCGACCCGCCCGACCATGCGTGCCGTCAGCCCGCGCGCGTGGGGCGCCCCCGACGTCCTGGTCCCCGTGGAGGTGGACCGCCCCGTGCCCGGACTGACGGAGATCCTGGTCAAGGTGCACGCGGCCGGGGTGAACCCCGTCGACTGGAAGACCCGCGCCGCGGGCGAGTTCGGCACCTGGGGCGACACGCCGATCCTCGGCTACGACGTCTCGGGGACCGTCGAGGCCGTGGGCCCCGGGGTGACCCTCTTCGCGACCGGCGACGAGGTGTTCGGCATGCCGCGCTTCCCGGAGCAGGCGGGCGGCTACGCCGAGTACGTGACGGCGCCCGCGCGCCGTTTCGCGCGCAAGCCCGCCGCCGTCGACCACGTCCAGGCGGCCGCCCTGCCCCTGGCCGCGCTGACCGCCTGGCAGGGCCTGGTGGAGACGGCGGGCCTGCGCGCCGGGCAGCGGGTCCTGATCCACGCGGCCGCGGGCGGCGTGGGCCACCTGGCCGTGCAGATCGCCAAGGCGCACGGGGCGTACGTCATCGGCACGGCACGGGCCGACAAGCACGACTTCCTGCGGGGCCTGGGCGCGGACGAGCTGATCGACTACACGACGACGGACTTCGCGGCGGCGGTGCGGGACGTGGACGTCGTCCTGGACGGCGTCGGCGGCGCGTACGGCCCCCGGTCGCTGCCCGTCCTGCGCAGGGGCGGCCACCTGGTCACCCTCCCCGACCCGGGCGGGCTCCCCGACGCCGCGCGGGCCGAGGCGCTGGGCGTGCACACCGGCTGGACGGTCGTCGAGCCCGACCGCCACGGCATGCTGGAGATCGCCCGCCTGGTGGAGGAGGGCAAGCTGCGCGCGGAGATCGCGAAGGTCCTGCCCCTGAAGGACGCGGCCGAGGCCCACGCCTACGGGGAGCGCGGCCGCACCCAGGGCAAGATCGTGCTCCAGGTGACCTGA
- a CDS encoding helix-turn-helix domain-containing protein has translation MSTSPAPDRPHRVAVLALDGVYAFELGIPSRVFGNAEDAAGRPLYEVVVCTADGRPVRTDAGFSVAAEHGPEALGHADTVVIPPAAPCDRATAADGLPAPLAAALGRVRPGTRLVSFCSASFVLAAAGLLDGRPATTHWQVAEQFRREFPRVRLDEDVLFVDDGDILTSAGVAAGVDLCLHLVRRDHGSAVANHVARRCVVPPWRDGGQAQYIERPVPEPTVATTAPTRAWALERLQEPLTLGEMADHARMSLRTFTRRFRDEVGTTPGRWLTGQRIEVARHLLESSDLPIDLVAHRAGFGTANSLRQHMRSVLGVSPAAYRRTFAAVPQEARATSSVA, from the coding sequence ATGAGCACGTCCCCCGCACCCGACCGTCCCCACCGCGTCGCCGTCCTCGCCCTGGACGGCGTCTACGCCTTCGAGCTGGGCATTCCCTCACGCGTCTTCGGCAACGCGGAGGACGCCGCGGGGCGGCCGCTGTACGAGGTCGTGGTGTGCACGGCCGACGGGCGCCCGGTGCGGACGGACGCGGGCTTCTCCGTGGCCGCCGAGCACGGCCCCGAGGCCCTCGGGCACGCGGACACCGTGGTGATCCCGCCCGCGGCCCCCTGCGACCGGGCGACGGCCGCCGACGGGCTGCCCGCGCCCCTGGCCGCCGCGCTCGGCCGGGTGCGCCCGGGCACGCGCCTGGTGTCGTTCTGCAGCGCCTCGTTCGTCCTCGCGGCGGCCGGTCTCCTGGACGGGCGGCCCGCGACCACGCACTGGCAGGTCGCCGAGCAGTTCCGGCGCGAGTTCCCGCGCGTGCGCCTCGACGAGGACGTCCTGTTCGTGGACGACGGCGACATCCTCACCTCCGCGGGCGTCGCCGCCGGGGTGGACCTCTGTCTGCACCTGGTGCGCCGCGACCACGGCAGCGCCGTCGCCAACCACGTGGCCCGGCGCTGCGTGGTCCCGCCGTGGCGCGACGGCGGGCAGGCGCAGTACATCGAACGGCCCGTCCCGGAGCCGACGGTCGCCACCACGGCGCCCACGCGCGCGTGGGCGCTCGAACGCCTCCAGGAGCCGCTGACGCTCGGCGAGATGGCGGACCACGCCCGCATGAGCCTGCGCACGTTCACGCGCCGGTTCCGCGACGAGGTGGGCACCACGCCGGGCCGCTGGCTCACGGGCCAGCGCATCGAGGTGGCCCGCCACCTCCTGGAGAGCAGCGACCTGCCCATCGACCTGGTGGCCCACCGCGCGGGCTTCGGCACCGCCAACTCCCTGCGCCAGCACATGCGGTCCGTGCTCGGCGTGTCACCGGCGGCGTACCGCAGGACGTTCGCGGCCGTCCCTCAGGAGGCCCGCGCCACCTCCTCGGTCGCGTAG
- a CDS encoding DUF427 domain-containing protein — MTVTAGHRITIEQGTQHVRVEHDGQVVAESKRPLVLRETGCPVRYYLPPEDVRTDLLTPSGTHTYCPFKGTASYWSLPGGEDQVWAYPDPKAEVAEIKDHLCFYATEEVARAS, encoded by the coding sequence ATGACCGTGACCGCAGGACATCGCATCACCATCGAGCAGGGCACCCAGCACGTGCGCGTGGAGCACGACGGACAGGTCGTGGCGGAGAGCAAGCGCCCCCTGGTGCTGCGCGAGACGGGCTGTCCGGTGCGCTACTACCTGCCGCCGGAGGACGTGCGCACCGATCTGCTCACGCCGTCCGGCACGCACACGTACTGCCCGTTCAAGGGCACGGCCTCGTACTGGTCGCTGCCCGGCGGCGAGGACCAGGTGTGGGCGTATCCGGACCCCAAGGCCGAGGTGGCCGAGATCAAGGACCACCTGTGCTTCTACGCGACCGAGGAGGTGGCGCGGGCCTCCTGA
- a CDS encoding TIGR00730 family Rossman fold protein: protein MNICVFLSAADLPETYTRPARQFAELLGKGGHTLVWGGSDTGLMKVVADGVHETGGRLTGVSVDFLAAKARTGVDDMVIARDLAERKALLLEKADAVVVMVGGTGTLDEATEILELKKHGRTTKPVVLLNTAGFYDGLREQFRRMEDEGFLPVPLTDLVFFAEEPVGALAYLEESLGVR, encoded by the coding sequence ATGAACATCTGCGTCTTCCTCTCCGCGGCCGACCTGCCCGAGACCTACACCCGCCCCGCCCGCCAGTTCGCCGAGCTGCTCGGCAAGGGCGGCCACACCCTGGTGTGGGGCGGCTCCGACACGGGCCTGATGAAGGTCGTGGCGGACGGTGTGCACGAGACGGGCGGGCGGCTCACCGGCGTGTCGGTGGACTTCCTCGCCGCCAAGGCCAGGACCGGCGTCGACGACATGGTGATAGCCAGGGACCTCGCCGAGCGCAAGGCGCTGCTCCTGGAGAAGGCCGACGCGGTCGTCGTCATGGTCGGCGGCACCGGCACCCTCGACGAGGCCACCGAGATCCTGGAGCTGAAGAAGCACGGCCGCACCACCAAGCCGGTCGTGCTGCTCAACACGGCGGGGTTCTACGACGGGTTGCGGGAACAGTTCCGCCGCATGGAGGACGAGGGCTTCCTGCCGGTGCCGCTGACCGACCTGGTCTTCTTCGCGGAGGAGCCGGTGGGCGCCCTGGCGTACCTGGAGGAGTCCCTGGGAGTGCGCTGA
- a CDS encoding SDR family oxidoreductase: MATHVITGAGSGIGAAVARRLHARGDALVLHARDAGRAKELAAQFPGASTLVGDLNDPDKLSWAFSHQTLPDRVDSLLHIAGVVDLGPVGDLTPKAWRHQLNVNLIAPAELTRHFLPQLRVSQGHVLFVNSGAGLHAGAEWSAYAASKHGLKALADSLRQEEHGNGVRVTSVYPGRTASPMQVKVHQQEGKEYDAARWIDPESVATTILMALDLPRDAEVNDLTVRPGR; encoded by the coding sequence ATGGCAACTCATGTGATCACCGGGGCGGGCTCCGGCATCGGGGCCGCAGTGGCCCGCCGTCTCCACGCGCGCGGGGACGCCCTCGTGCTGCACGCGCGCGACGCGGGCCGCGCCAAGGAGCTCGCCGCCCAGTTCCCGGGCGCGAGCACCCTCGTCGGCGACCTGAACGACCCGGACAAGCTCTCCTGGGCCTTCTCCCACCAGACGCTCCCGGACCGCGTGGACTCCCTGCTCCACATCGCCGGCGTCGTCGACCTCGGCCCGGTCGGCGACCTCACCCCCAAGGCCTGGCGCCACCAGCTGAACGTGAACCTGATCGCGCCCGCCGAGCTGACCCGGCACTTCCTGCCCCAACTCCGCGTCTCCCAGGGACACGTGCTCTTCGTGAACTCCGGCGCGGGCCTGCACGCGGGCGCCGAGTGGTCCGCGTACGCCGCCTCCAAGCACGGCCTGAAAGCCCTGGCGGACTCCCTGCGCCAGGAGGAGCACGGCAACGGCGTCCGCGTCACCTCCGTGTACCCCGGCCGCACCGCGAGCCCGATGCAGGTCAAGGTGCACCAGCAGGAGGGCAAGGAGTACGACGCCGCGCGGTGGATCGACCCCGAGTCCGTGGCGACGACGATCCTGATGGCCCTCGACCTGCCGCGCGACGCGGAGGTCAACGACCTGACGGTGCGGCCCGGACGGTGA
- a CDS encoding methionine synthase, whose product MSTEDTWTLGPATGVGSMPGGDARESAKTVTGTFETPEQGIPYLPELPARGPGADMIGRTAGLLVELYARVEPSGWRVGDRPGRDTRRAVSWLGEDLDALEEFTQGYEGPLKVQVVGPWTLAAALELRNGEAMVSDPGACRDLAGSLAEGLRAHLAQVRKRVPGARLVLQLDEPSLTAVLRGRIKTASEYRTHRAADRQVVESALRDVMAVHDGPVVVHSCAPDVPFALLRRAGAHGLSFDFSLLTERDDEVLGEAVEAGTKLFAGVVPGTDGPLSDPAGSVMGVRTLWRRLGLNPGSLAESVTVTPSCGLAGASPAYARAALAHCVRAARSLADSPE is encoded by the coding sequence GTGAGCACCGAGGACACCTGGACCCTGGGCCCGGCCACCGGCGTCGGCTCGATGCCCGGCGGCGACGCCCGGGAGAGCGCGAAGACCGTCACCGGCACCTTCGAGACCCCCGAGCAGGGCATCCCGTACCTGCCGGAGCTGCCCGCGCGCGGCCCCGGCGCCGACATGATCGGCCGCACCGCGGGGCTGCTCGTCGAGCTGTACGCGCGCGTGGAGCCCAGCGGCTGGCGGGTCGGCGACCGGCCGGGACGGGACACGCGGCGCGCGGTGTCCTGGCTCGGCGAGGACCTCGACGCCCTGGAGGAGTTCACCCAGGGCTACGAAGGCCCCCTGAAGGTCCAGGTCGTCGGCCCGTGGACGCTCGCCGCCGCCCTGGAGCTGAGGAACGGCGAGGCGATGGTCTCCGACCCCGGCGCCTGCCGGGACCTGGCCGGGTCCCTCGCCGAGGGCCTGCGCGCCCACCTCGCGCAGGTGCGCAAGCGGGTGCCGGGCGCCCGGCTCGTGCTCCAGCTCGACGAGCCGTCGCTGACCGCCGTGCTGCGCGGCCGGATCAAGACCGCCAGCGAGTACCGCACCCACCGCGCCGCGGACCGCCAGGTCGTGGAGAGCGCCCTGCGCGACGTCATGGCCGTGCACGACGGCCCGGTCGTCGTGCACTCCTGCGCGCCGGACGTGCCCTTCGCGCTGCTGCGCAGGGCGGGCGCGCACGGCCTGTCGTTCGACTTCTCGCTTCTCACCGAGCGTGACGACGAGGTCCTGGGCGAGGCCGTCGAGGCCGGGACGAAGCTGTTCGCCGGTGTCGTGCCGGGCACGGACGGTCCATTGTCAGACCCTGCCGGTAGCGTCATGGGTGTCAGGACGCTCTGGCGCAGGCTGGGGCTGAATCCGGGGTCGCTCGCGGAGTCGGTCACGGTCACGCCGTCGTGCGGTCTCGCGGGTGCTTCGCCCGCATATGCCCGGGCGGCGCTCGCGCACTGCGTCCGGGCGGCGAGATCGCTCGCGGACTCTCCTGAGTGA
- the ligA gene encoding NAD-dependent DNA ligase LigA, whose protein sequence is MAVEQEGAVPAKAREQHAQLAERIEEHRFRYYVKDQPVISDAEFDKLLRSLEALEEQHPELRTPDSPTQKVAGAYETDFASVEHRERMLSLDNAFDDEELAAWADRVAKDVGSPDYHLLCELKVDGLAVNLTYEQGRLTRAATRGDGRTGEDITPNVRTIADIPDRLQGDRVPALVEIRGEVFFPMEKFQELNARLVEAGDKPFANPRNAAAGSLRQKDPRVTATRPLHMVVHGIGAREGLDIDRLSQAYDLLREWGLPTARHNKVVEGLDGVREFITYFGENRHSVEHEIDGVVVKLDEIPLQGRLGSTSRAPRWAIAWKYAPEEVNTKLIDIRVGVGRTGRVTPYAQVEPVTVAGSEVEFATLHNQDVVKAKGVFIGDTVVIRKAGDVIPEILGPVVDLRDGSERAFVMPAECPECGTALRAMKEGDIDLRCPNGQTCPAQLRERLFYLAGRKCLDIENFGYVAAAALTRPLEPATPPILDEGDIFDLKVEELLPIKSYVLDQDSGLPKRDPKTGEEKVVTFFANQKGEPKKNTLAMLENIQAAKERPLARILTGLSIRHVGPVAAEALAREFRSIDRIEQATEEELEATDGVGPIVAKSLKEWFAEDWHQEIIRKWRAAGVRMEEEGGGEDEGPRPLEGLTVVVTGTLQNYTRDGAKEALQSRGAKVTGSVSKKTGFVVVGDNPGSKYDKAMQVKVPVLDEDGFAVLLEQGADAAREAALPTEE, encoded by the coding sequence GTGGCTGTCGAACAGGAAGGCGCGGTGCCGGCGAAGGCGCGCGAGCAGCACGCCCAGCTGGCCGAGCGGATCGAGGAGCACCGCTTCCGGTACTACGTGAAGGACCAGCCGGTCATCAGCGACGCCGAGTTCGACAAGCTGCTGCGCTCGCTGGAAGCCCTGGAGGAGCAGCACCCGGAGCTGCGCACACCGGACTCGCCGACCCAGAAGGTCGCCGGGGCGTACGAGACGGACTTCGCCTCCGTCGAGCACCGCGAGCGCATGCTCTCCCTGGACAACGCCTTCGACGACGAGGAGCTGGCCGCCTGGGCCGACCGCGTCGCCAAGGACGTCGGCTCCCCGGACTACCACCTGCTGTGCGAGCTGAAGGTCGACGGCCTCGCGGTCAACCTGACGTACGAGCAGGGCAGGCTCACCCGCGCCGCCACCCGCGGCGACGGCCGCACCGGCGAGGACATCACGCCGAACGTGCGCACCATCGCCGACATCCCCGACCGCCTCCAGGGCGACCGCGTCCCGGCCCTCGTGGAGATCCGCGGCGAGGTCTTCTTCCCCATGGAGAAGTTCCAGGAGCTCAACGCCCGCCTGGTCGAGGCGGGCGACAAGCCCTTCGCCAACCCGCGCAACGCGGCGGCGGGTTCGCTGCGCCAGAAGGACCCCCGCGTCACCGCCACGCGTCCGCTGCACATGGTGGTGCACGGCATCGGCGCCCGCGAGGGCCTCGACATCGACCGCCTCTCGCAGGCGTACGACCTGCTGCGCGAGTGGGGCCTGCCCACCGCCCGGCACAACAAGGTCGTCGAAGGCCTCGACGGCGTGCGCGAGTTCATCACGTACTTCGGGGAGAACCGCCACTCCGTGGAGCACGAGATCGACGGCGTCGTCGTCAAGCTCGACGAGATCCCGCTCCAGGGCCGCCTCGGCTCCACCTCGCGCGCCCCGCGCTGGGCCATCGCGTGGAAGTACGCGCCGGAGGAGGTCAACACCAAGCTGATCGACATCAGGGTCGGCGTCGGCCGCACCGGCCGCGTCACGCCCTACGCCCAGGTCGAGCCCGTCACCGTCGCGGGCTCGGAGGTCGAGTTCGCCACGCTGCACAACCAGGACGTGGTCAAGGCCAAGGGCGTCTTCATCGGCGACACCGTCGTGATCCGCAAGGCGGGCGACGTCATCCCGGAGATCCTCGGCCCCGTCGTCGACCTGCGCGACGGCAGCGAGCGCGCGTTCGTCATGCCCGCCGAGTGCCCCGAGTGCGGCACGGCCCTTAGGGCCATGAAGGAGGGCGACATCGACCTTCGCTGCCCGAACGGCCAGACCTGCCCCGCCCAGCTGCGCGAGCGCCTCTTCTACCTCGCGGGCCGCAAGTGCCTGGACATCGAGAACTTCGGCTATGTGGCCGCCGCCGCGCTCACCCGCCCCCTGGAGCCCGCGACGCCCCCGATCCTCGACGAGGGCGACATCTTCGACCTGAAGGTCGAGGAGCTGCTCCCCATCAAGTCGTACGTCCTCGACCAGGACTCGGGCCTGCCCAAGCGGGACCCGAAGACCGGCGAGGAGAAGGTCGTGACCTTCTTCGCCAACCAGAAGGGCGAGCCGAAGAAGAACACCCTCGCCATGCTGGAGAACATCCAGGCCGCCAAGGAGCGTCCGCTGGCCCGGATCCTCACCGGCCTGTCCATCCGCCACGTGGGCCCCGTGGCCGCCGAGGCGCTCGCCCGCGAGTTCCGCTCCATCGACCGCATCGAGCAGGCCACGGAGGAGGAGCTGGAGGCCACCGACGGCGTCGGCCCGATCGTCGCGAAGTCTCTGAAGGAGTGGTTCGCCGAGGACTGGCACCAGGAGATCATCCGTAAGTGGCGGGCCGCGGGCGTCCGCATGGAGGAGGAGGGCGGTGGCGAGGACGAGGGCCCGCGCCCCCTCGAAGGCCTCACCGTCGTAGTCACCGGAACGCTGCAGAACTACACGCGGGATGGCGCGAAAGAGGCGCTCCAGAGCCGCGGAGCCAAAGTCACCGGTTCCGTTTCAAAGAAGACCGGATTCGTCGTGGTGGGGGACAACCCCGGCTCGAAGTACGACAAGGCCATGCAAGTGAAGGTTCCCGTACTCGATGAGGACGGCTTCGCGGTCCTGCTGGAACAAGGGGCGGACGCCGCCCGGGAAGCCGCGCTTCCGACCGAAGAATAG
- a CDS encoding bifunctional diguanylate cyclase/phosphodiesterase codes for MEQDGRGWQLLPMAVVAAAAIVLGTGFFHAFTGGHPLFPSGTVGWSLAVLTGLIVGHLVALGRDRWWGGTGSGGALTVAVLLLYGWMPAGMVSLTVVVLVGVARRHRWRQGVLHGAVDILGIGAGALTLAAFGTAPAADAPWNPESWDLYTAPEVGLVAVAYLAVTRVLLWYVHAPRTGALPTVTRTALVRQGLLGVALLGIAPLICVVAMSLPLLLPLFTIPLVALDSTLWIARARAEEQLRDPLTGLPNRQWLLERTWTALDDAERIGARSALMLIDMDRFRSVNDTLGHLAGDRLLLQIADRLRLALPRGAEAARLGGDEFAVLLPVADSTTSAQRVARQLVGALGSPLDLDGLTLVLEASAGLAVFPDHALDAEGLLRRADVAMYQAKRDRTGVEVYESKRDSNTPDRLGLLGDLRRALDAGDVELHYQPKVRFDGEVAGLEALVRWVHPERGKVPPDEFIAIAESSGLMPHLTEYVLESALAQVARWRSQGLNVPVAVNVSPRDVHTPGFAGAVAARLARHGVPAGALQLEITEHVLLEDPQRAADTLAGLTGHGVKMSLDDFGTGYSSLVHLRRLPVSELKIDRSFVARLAVDTEDAEIVRCTVDLAHSLGLLVVAEGVEDDETWERLRDLGCDAVQGWLVAAAMPPSETTAWLRARGEGATHRPVDPAPGPAAPDPAPPSPSRAVQ; via the coding sequence ATGGAGCAGGACGGCCGCGGCTGGCAGCTGCTGCCCATGGCCGTCGTCGCGGCCGCCGCGATCGTCCTCGGTACCGGCTTCTTCCACGCCTTCACCGGCGGCCACCCGCTGTTCCCCTCCGGCACGGTCGGCTGGTCGCTCGCCGTCCTGACCGGCCTCATCGTCGGCCACCTCGTCGCGCTCGGCCGCGACCGCTGGTGGGGCGGCACCGGCTCCGGCGGCGCGCTCACCGTCGCGGTCCTGCTGCTGTACGGCTGGATGCCCGCGGGCATGGTCAGCCTCACCGTCGTCGTCCTCGTCGGGGTCGCGCGCCGCCACCGCTGGCGCCAGGGCGTGCTGCACGGCGCCGTCGACATCCTGGGCATCGGCGCGGGCGCGCTCACGCTGGCCGCGTTCGGCACCGCACCGGCGGCCGACGCGCCCTGGAATCCCGAGAGTTGGGACCTGTACACGGCGCCCGAGGTGGGCCTCGTCGCCGTCGCGTATCTGGCCGTCACCCGCGTCCTGCTCTGGTACGTGCACGCCCCGCGCACCGGCGCGCTGCCCACCGTCACCCGCACCGCGCTGGTCCGCCAGGGCCTGCTCGGCGTGGCCCTGCTCGGCATCGCCCCGCTGATCTGCGTCGTCGCGATGTCGCTTCCGCTGCTCCTGCCGCTGTTCACGATCCCGCTCGTCGCGCTCGACTCCACGCTGTGGATCGCCCGCGCCAGAGCGGAGGAGCAGCTGCGCGACCCGCTCACCGGACTGCCCAACCGGCAGTGGCTCCTGGAGCGGACCTGGACGGCCCTGGACGACGCGGAGCGCATCGGCGCCCGCTCCGCCCTGATGCTGATCGACATGGACCGCTTCCGCTCGGTCAACGACACCCTCGGACACCTCGCGGGCGACCGGCTGCTGCTCCAGATCGCCGACCGGCTGCGGCTCGCGCTGCCGCGCGGCGCGGAGGCGGCCCGGCTCGGCGGCGACGAGTTCGCGGTGCTGCTGCCCGTCGCCGACTCCACCACGTCCGCGCAGCGCGTCGCCCGCCAGCTCGTCGGCGCGCTCGGCTCCCCGCTGGACCTCGACGGCCTCACCCTGGTCCTGGAGGCGAGTGCCGGACTCGCCGTCTTCCCCGACCACGCGCTCGACGCGGAGGGCCTGCTGCGCCGCGCGGACGTCGCGATGTACCAGGCCAAGCGGGACCGTACGGGCGTGGAGGTGTACGAGTCCAAGCGCGACTCCAACACCCCCGACCGCCTGGGCCTGTTGGGCGATCTGCGCCGCGCCCTCGACGCGGGCGACGTGGAGCTGCACTACCAGCCGAAGGTCCGCTTCGACGGCGAGGTGGCGGGCCTGGAGGCCCTGGTGCGCTGGGTGCACCCCGAGCGCGGCAAGGTGCCGCCGGACGAGTTCATCGCCATCGCCGAGTCGTCGGGCCTCATGCCGCACCTGACCGAGTACGTCCTGGAGTCGGCCCTCGCCCAGGTCGCCAGATGGCGCTCCCAGGGCCTGAACGTGCCCGTCGCGGTGAACGTGTCACCGCGCGACGTGCACACCCCCGGCTTCGCGGGCGCCGTCGCCGCGCGCCTGGCCCGCCACGGGGTGCCCGCGGGCGCGCTCCAGCTGGAGATAACGGAACACGTGCTCCTCGAGGACCCGCAGCGCGCCGCGGACACCCTCGCCGGGCTCACCGGGCACGGCGTGAAGATGTCCCTCGACGACTTCGGTACGGGGTACTCCTCCCTGGTGCATCTGCGCCGCCTGCCGGTGAGCGAGCTGAAGATCGACCGCTCCTTCGTGGCGCGGCTCGCCGTCGACACCGAGGACGCCGAGATCGTGCGCTGCACCGTCGACCTCGCCCACTCCCTCGGGCTGCTCGTCGTCGCCGAGGGCGTCGAGGACGACGAGACCTGGGAGCGGCTGCGGGACCTCGGCTGCGACGCGGTGCAGGGGTGGCTCGTCGCCGCGGCGATGCCGCCCAGCGAGACCACGGCCTGGCTGCGCGCCCGCGGCGAGGGCGCCACGCACCGGCCCGTCGACCCGGCGCCCGGGCCCGCCGCGCCCGACCCGGCGCCGCCGTCGCCCAGCCGCGCGGTGCAGTGA